The Coprobacillus cateniformis DNA window ATGGATATAAACACCTAGTACAGCAGCATTCAAAGCTGCATAGCCTTGACCTAACAGACTAGTAATCATACCCGCTAAGACATCTCCCATACCCCCTGTTGCCATGGCCTTATTACCAGCAAAAACACGATAAGCTTCTTGCCCATCAGTAACAATTGTATACGGTCCTTTTAAGACAAGAACAACTTGATGTTTTCTAGCAAATTCTTTAGCAACAAACAACATATCATCATTATTATCCACATCACACAAACGCTTAAACTCACCCATATGTGGCGTTAAAATAATATCTCGCTCCTGATTCTTTAATAAATCTAAATTCGATGAAAGAATCGTCAAAGCATCTGCATCGATGACCAGCGGCTGATGAGAAAGCGAAAAAACATCAATAACATAACGATAACTGTCAATACTAAGTCCTAACCCACAGCCTATTAAAATAGCATTATATTTTTCAAAATCTTCTTTTCTTAAAACAGGTGCTCTTAATTGTGTTGTGACTTCTGGACAATAAACAGTTAAAGAATCCATCACTTCCTGTGTTGTCATAACCGTAGTCACACCACTTCCTGTATAGACAGCACTTTTTGCACTTAACAAAGAAGCTCCCTTATAATCCTGACAACCAGCAATCAAAATAACTCGTCCATAATCACCTTTATGGCCATCAAAGCGACGACTCTTGAGCATTGGCGCAACAACCTTATCATCAGCCAATAGATACAATCCTGCTTCTTCAAAAACATCATTGACATCCAATATTTCTAAAATGACTTCTCCAGTAAAAGAAATACTATCAGGATTTAAAAAGCCATTCTTCATAGCACTTAAAGTAATTGTTTGAGTTGCACAGACGACACTTTGATAAGGTGTGCCCGTATTACAATCTAATCCAGTTGGAATATCAATCGCTATAATGTTTTGATCATACAGTTGATTAATTTCTTCTATAACACTTTGATATAAACCTCTAGGAGAACTATTAAGTCCAAATCCAAACATTGCATCAACAATAATATCACTATGACTTATTTCGTCCATGACTTCATCTAAAATATCATCATTAAGCAAAACAACATGAATACCATATTCATAACACAAATCCAAATAATATCGATTGGCTTGGGATAAGTGATTTTGATCCTCAAAAATATAGACATCCACTTTTTTCCCTAGATTATTTAATTTAATAGCGAGAGACAATCCATCAGCACCATTATTTCCTGGACCACACAACAAACTAAAATATTCCCCATTCATATGTTTTAACAAACATTGACTCGCTTTATCAACCAATTCTAAAATTGTATACCCATTATCCAACAAGCATTGATCATATTTTTTCATCAGACTTTGACTGCCAATATACATAGATATCACCTTCTTAATTTCCATTATAACAGAAAAAAGGATAGAAATAAATTCTATCCTTATGAGTTGACTATTTTCTTCCACCGCTAGCCCAATGTCTAGACCAATAAGAACTATTTAAACTATCTGTTCTTACACCAGTTGAAGATGTTCCAGCATGAACGAAACGTCCTCCACCGATATAAATACCGACATGGCTAATTCCGCTACCACCAGTTGTTCCACGGAAGAACACTAGATCTCCAGCTTTTAAATCAGATTTAGACACTCTCTTTGTTGCACTGTATTGAGCACCAGAAGTTCTTGGAAGTGAAATTCCATTCTTCTTATAAGCCCATTGAGTTAACCCAGAGCAGTCAAATGCATTTGGTCCACTTCCACCAGTGACATATCTACTTCCCACACGGCTAAGTGCAGTTGCAGCAGCTCCAGCATTACTTGGAATTGGATTTTCTACTTTGACACTTAATGTCTTAGTTGCAGTATTACCAGCAGCATCAGTGACGGTATATTTAACTGAATACTTACCAGCTCTATCTGTATTCACAGATCCGCTAATTTTTACCTTTGAAGTCATATTTCCATCTTTGTTATCAATAGCACTTCTCAAATATTTCTTCGCATTGAAGCTCTTACCTTTTGTCACTGTTACAGAAGACTTAGATAAACTAATATTTGGAGCACTAATATCTTTAACATCAACTTTTAATTTTCCTTCAGACTTATTTCCTGCTGAATCGATTGCTGTGATATTTAATGTCGTAGAACCGATTTCTTTTGTCTTCACAGTTCCATCCACTTTTACAGAAGTCACCTTCTTATCAAAGTTATCAGTTATATTGATATAATCAGTATAATCAAATTGAGAACCGTAATTTACTGTAACTGATTCACCTTTCTTGTATTCAATAGTAGGTGCTGTTGTATCAGAAACATAGAATTCATATGTTTGACTTGTTGTATTACCAGCATTGTCAGACACGCTAAGCTTGATAGTTTGTGAACCTAATTTAGAAGCATCAAGTTTTTGACTTGCCTCAATAAATGGTGTGACATCTCCATCAACATTATCAGTTGCATTGACATATTTTGTAATGTCATTACTTCCATTAACTTCAACATCAATAACATACCCATTACTCTTACCGACTGGCTTCAATTCAGGAGCTGATTTATCAACAACCTCAACTTGAACAGTCTTTGTAGTTGCATTAGAGAATAAGTCAGTAGCTGTTACTTCTACATTATATATACCCAATTGATAAGGATCATATGACTTATCATCGATATTAACTTCTAAATTATCTAGGGTCTCACGATTATCAGAAATAGCAAACATACTTTTATCAAGTTTTGTTCCATAAAGAACCTCTACTTTATTAGAATTAATAACAGGAGCTTCTTTATCAACAGCAGCATAACCAACCAATCCAAATGTTGAAACACACAACAAAGGAATAAACATGGCTTTACGCTTAAGCACTTGTTCTTGCAAATTTTCTAACAAATTCGTCTTAATATTACTTTCCATTCGTTTCCTCCTTTCAATAATATACCCACTTAGAATTATAAAACAACGTTCACAAAAAGTCCACAACTTTCTTAAGAAATTCTTAAGAAATTCAAATTATATCGATTAAATCAATACAATTTAACTTAATTTATTTTATAATTTTTTAGGAATTTACACTTTTTTATCTAAAAATGCTCTTTTTCAAACATATTATAGACAATTTTTGCCTTATTTAGACATGATTTATTAGGACACTTCATATAGATAACTAAAAGGAGAATTTTATGATCATCTATTTTTCACTTTATTGTTTATTAGGTTATTTTATGGAATCAATATATGTTTCATTATTTCAGAGACATTGGATTTCATCTGGACTTTTAAAAGGTCCTTTTATTCCACTGTATGGCGTTGGTGCATGCCTACTGATATATTTTGCTCCTTATTTGAAATCATCCATTTACTTAACTATTTTTGTTGGTGGTTTCATGATGACAATACTTGAATATTTAGCAAGTTTATTTATTGAAAAGGTTTTTGAAACAAAATGCTGGGATTATTCTCATCATCGTTTTCATATCCAAGGAAGAGTTTGTCTGATTTATTTTATAATGTGGTGTTGTTTAAGCTATCTTTTTATTTTCTATATACATCCATTCTTTATTTCACTTCATTTTATTAATGATACTATGAACATAATAGCCTTAATTTATATGGCTTTTATTCTCAAAGCACTCATTGACCGTTTGCAATTTCACAAACTCAATAATGGATTAGATATTCATTAAAAAGTTTATTTAACAAAAGAGCTATCAATTCATTCAAATTTGATATCTCTTTTTATTTTATACAAAAAACCCAATCCTTATAGAATTGAGTTCGTTTATCCCAAATATGCTTCTCTCACCTTAGGATTATTAGCAACCTCTTTGGCATCCCCTGAAATTGTAATATTCCCTGTCTCAAGCACGTATGCTCGATTTGCAATAGATAAAGCCTTATTCGCATTTTGTTCCACCAGAAGGACTGTAACCCCATCCTCCTTATTAATCTCTTGAATAATCTTAAAAATTTCATTAACAAGAATAGGTGACAACCCCATTGAGGGTTCATCCAACAATAAAAGTTTAGGTTTAGACATCAAAGCCCTTCCCATTGCCAGCATTTGTTGTTCTCCACCAGAAAGAGTGCCTGCCAATTGTCCTTTACGTTCTTTTAAACGCGGAAACCTCTGATATACTTTATCCAAATCCTCCTGAATTTTATTATCCGTTCTTAAATATGCACCCATCTCTAAATTGTCCTGAACTGTTAATTGTGAAAAGATACGACGCCCCTCAGGAACTTGTGCCAATTGACGAGCAATAATCTTATGAGCAGGCATCTTTGTAATATCTTCACTCAAAAAAGAAATTTGTCCCTCTGACGTTTTTAACAAACCACTAATCGCATGCATAATAGATGTTTTCCCTGCTCCATTTGCTCCAATTAAAGCAACAATTTCACCTTCATTCACTTCAAAGGAAACATTTTTAATTGCATGAATAACTCCATAATAAACATTTAAGTGATCAACTTTTAACATACTGTTTCCTCCTATTCATCATTTCCCAAATATGCTGCAACAACATCTGGATTATTTTTAATCTCTTCTGGTGTTCCAAATGCCAATATTGTCCCAAAGTTCAAGACAGCGATTTTTTCACAGATACCCATAACCAATTTCATATCATGCTCAATTAATAAGATTGCTATAGAAAACTTTTCCCTCACAATTTTGATTGTTTCCATAAGTTCAGCAGTTTCAGTAGGATTCATACCAGCAGCTGGTTCATCTAGCAATAAGAGTTTAGGTGAAGTTGCCAAAGCTCTTGCAATCTCCAGTTTTCTCTGCTTCCCATAAGGCAAATTAGAAGCTTTAACATGAGCAAATTGTTCAAGATCAAAAACACGTAATAAACTGAGTGCCATTTCTTCCATTGCCTCTTCACCCTTAAAATATTTTGGCAATCGTAAAACCGTACTGAATAAAGAATAGTTTTGAGAATGATGTAATCCAACTTTAACATTATCTAAAACACTCATATCTTTAAACAAACGAATATTCTGAAACGTTCTTGCAATCCCATATTGAGTAATTTGTGTAGGAGACATTTTTAATAATGATTTACCATCAAAAATAACTTGACCACTTGTTGGTTTATAAACGCCAGTCAATAAGTTAAATACAGTCGTCTTTCCTGCTCCATTAGGTCCAATTAAACCATATAATTGATTTTTATCAATCTCAAAATCAAACTCATCAACTGCCTTTAATCCACCAAATTGAATCCCCAATCCAACAGCTTTCAATAAACTCATTATTCACTCACCTCCACTGGTTCATCAGTTTTCTTACTGAACTTTGCCTTTATACGAGGCATTAAATTCTTTTCCTTAATAATCATTGCCGCAATCAAAATAATTGCATACAACAGCATACGATACTCTGAGAATGCACGTAAATATTCAGGTAAGATTGTCATAACAATAGCTGCTATGACAGAACCTTTCAAATTTCCTAAACCACCCAAAACAACCATAACAAGAATTTCTACTGATTTATTGTAATCAAAAACCTTAGGAATGAGAATTGTAATATAATGTGCATATAATCCACCAGCAAGCCCAGCAAAAAATGCTGAGATTGTAAATGCCAATATTTTATAATATGAAGTCGGAATACCAGCCAACTCACTAGCCGTTTCATCTTCACGGATAGATATAATGGCACGTCCATGACGAGATTTCACAATACAGTAAATGACATAAATCGTCACAACAGCACTTAAAAACACAGCTGTAAAGTCTGTGCTGGGAGGAATTCCCATCAGACCTTTTGCACCATTTGTAATATCTATATTCAACATAATAACTCGAATAATCTCATTGAATGCTAATGTAATAATACAAAGGTAATCACCTTTTAAACGCAATGTCGGAATTCCAATAATCAGCCCAACAACTGCAGCCACCAATGCACCAATTAACAAACTCACGATAAATGGAACCTGCATATATATACTACACAATGCTGAAACATACGCTCCAACTGACATAAAACCAGCATGCCCTAATGTTAATTGCCCTAAATAGCCACTAGCCAAGTTTAGACTTGTTGCTAAGACTATATTAATACAAGCCACAATTAAGATACCAGACCAGTAAGTATTAATAATCCCTGAACTCATAGCAAACATCATGCCACCATAAATGAGTAGAGCACAAACAAAAGAAATGACTAATTGTTGAATCTCTTTTTTCTTCATAATACTCACCTACACTTTCTCTCTTACATTTTGCCCAAACAACCCAGCTGGTTTGACTAGCAAAATGAAAATCAATATACCAAAAACAACTGCATCTGAAAACGTTGAAGAAATATAAGAGACTGTAAATGCTTCTGCCACCCCAATAATCAAACCACCAATCATCGCTCCTTGTATACTTCCAATACCACCAAGAACAGCTGCAATAAATGCTTTAATTCCAAGCATTGCACCTAAATATGGATTAATTAAAGAATAACTCAAGCCATAGATAATTCCAGCCACTGCTCCAAGTCCTGAACCAATTGCAAATGTCATAGAAATTGTATTATTGACATTAATCCCCATCAGTTCAGCAGCCCCTTTATCTTCACTGACTGCACGCATCGCTTTTCCTAACTTTGTTTTATTAATAAATAACAACAATAGAATTGTACATGCAAATGTTAAAATCAAAGATAATAAAGATACATAAGAAATACTTAACCCAAGTAATTCTAACTGACCACTTGGTAAAAAATCAGGAAACGTTATTGCTGCTGAACCAAAAAGAATCAAAAATAAATTTTGTAGTAAATAACTTACACCAATTGCTGTAATTAATACCGACAAACTACTGCTATTCCTCAGTGGTTTATAAGCCACTTTTTCAGTCACCACACCTAATAATGCACAGCCAGCAATAGATGCAATAATCGCAACAACAGGCATCCCTAACACGCTAAAAACAACATACGTTAAATATGCACCAACCATTATAATTTCACCATGTGCAAAATTAATCATTTTCGCAATACCATAAACCATTGTATATCCAATAGCAACTAGTGCATACATCCCACCTGTACTTAAGCCATTAATCATTTGTGTTAAAAGCTCCATAAATTGCCCCTCCTTCTTTTAAAAAAAGAAAGGAGAAAATTCTCCTTTACTTTTCTCATTAATCTAAATATGTGTAAGCTCCATCCTTGATTGTTTTGATAACCAAATCTTTAGTTGGATTGTGCTGTTCATCATATTCGAACTGTCCAGTAATACCACCATAATTTGTCTTCTCCAATGCTTCACATACTTTGTCAGGATCAGTCGTTCCAGCAGCTTCAACTGCTTTCAATAATACCCATGTTGCATCATATGCCATTGTACCAAACATATTTGTATCACTATTATATGCAGCTTTATATGCTTTAATATAATTTTGTACAGCATCTACACGGTCATCAAAAGTATTTGTATAATAAGCACCATTAAAAATACTCTTATCTACACCTTTTACACTCAAAACACCATCCCAACCATCAGTTCCTAAGAAAGTCCCTTCAAAATTTTTATTTTTAAATTGTTTAACCATTTTAGCAATAACTTCATAGTAGTCAGGAATAAATACTGCATCAGCACCTGAGTTTTTCACTTTATCTATATAAGTACCAAAATCAGCTTGTGTTTTTGGATATTTTTCCTCAAGAACAATTTGAACATTATCCTTTTTAGCTTGTTCAATAAATGATTCTGTACATCCAATACTATAATCACTATCACTATTTGTTAAAATAGCAATTTTTTTAGCTTTA harbors:
- a CDS encoding C40 family peptidase, with translation MESNIKTNLLENLQEQVLKRKAMFIPLLCVSTFGLVGYAAVDKEAPVINSNKVEVLYGTKLDKSMFAISDNRETLDNLEVNIDDKSYDPYQLGIYNVEVTATDLFSNATTKTVQVEVVDKSAPELKPVGKSNGYVIDVEVNGSNDITKYVNATDNVDGDVTPFIEASQKLDASKLGSQTIKLSVSDNAGNTTSQTYEFYVSDTTAPTIEYKKGESVTVNYGSQFDYTDYINITDNFDKKVTSVKVDGTVKTKEIGSTTLNITAIDSAGNKSEGKLKVDVKDISAPNISLSKSSVTVTKGKSFNAKKYLRSAIDNKDGNMTSKVKISGSVNTDRAGKYSVKYTVTDAAGNTATKTLSVKVENPIPSNAGAAATALSRVGSRYVTGGSGPNAFDCSGLTQWAYKKNGISLPRTSGAQYSATKRVSKSDLKAGDLVFFRGTTGGSGISHVGIYIGGGRFVHAGTSSTGVRTDSLNSSYWSRHWASGGRK
- a CDS encoding branched-chain amino acid ABC transporter permease, yielding MKKKEIQQLVISFVCALLIYGGMMFAMSSGIINTYWSGILIVACINIVLATSLNLASGYLGQLTLGHAGFMSVGAYVSALCSIYMQVPFIVSLLIGALVAAVVGLIIGIPTLRLKGDYLCIITLAFNEIIRVIMLNIDITNGAKGLMGIPPSTDFTAVFLSAVVTIYVIYCIVKSRHGRAIISIREDETASELAGIPTSYYKILAFTISAFFAGLAGGLYAHYITILIPKVFDYNKSVEILVMVVLGGLGNLKGSVIAAIVMTILPEYLRAFSEYRMLLYAIILIAAMIIKEKNLMPRIKAKFSKKTDEPVEVSE
- a CDS encoding putative ABC transporter permease, with product MIIYFSLYCLLGYFMESIYVSLFQRHWISSGLLKGPFIPLYGVGACLLIYFAPYLKSSIYLTIFVGGFMMTILEYLASLFIEKVFETKCWDYSHHRFHIQGRVCLIYFIMWCCLSYLFIFYIHPFFISLHFINDTMNIIALIYMAFILKALIDRLQFHKLNNGLDIH
- a CDS encoding ABC transporter substrate-binding protein, whose amino-acid sequence is MKLRRALSTLAVASMLVACGGQDGASSGTTLKDGDTIKIGFIGPKTGETSTYGIPVANSIELAIKDYNASENAKYKVELIAEDSAGDETQAVNAYNSLVGKGVVGIVGPVLTGESLAVGNASAKNKTPIVSSSASGDAVTLNNDGSTRANFFRTCSNDSHGGQFIASKVGDGTIKAKKIAILTNSDSDYSIGCTESFIEQAKKDNVQIVLEEKYPKTQADFGTYIDKVKNSGADAVFIPDYYEVIAKMVKQFKNKNFEGTFLGTDGWDGVLSVKGVDKSIFNGAYYTNTFDDRVDAVQNYIKAYKAAYNSDTNMFGTMAYDATWVLLKAVEAAGTTDPDKVCEALEKTNYGGITGQFEYDEQHNPTKDLVIKTIKDGAYTYLD
- a CDS encoding ABC transporter ATP-binding protein, with amino-acid sequence MSLLKAVGLGIQFGGLKAVDEFDFEIDKNQLYGLIGPNGAGKTTVFNLLTGVYKPTSGQVIFDGKSLLKMSPTQITQYGIARTFQNIRLFKDMSVLDNVKVGLHHSQNYSLFSTVLRLPKYFKGEEAMEEMALSLLRVFDLEQFAHVKASNLPYGKQRKLEIARALATSPKLLLLDEPAAGMNPTETAELMETIKIVREKFSIAILLIEHDMKLVMGICEKIAVLNFGTILAFGTPEEIKNNPDVVAAYLGNDE
- a CDS encoding ABC transporter ATP-binding protein is translated as MLKVDHLNVYYGVIHAIKNVSFEVNEGEIVALIGANGAGKTSIMHAISGLLKTSEGQISFLSEDITKMPAHKIIARQLAQVPEGRRIFSQLTVQDNLEMGAYLRTDNKIQEDLDKVYQRFPRLKERKGQLAGTLSGGEQQMLAMGRALMSKPKLLLLDEPSMGLSPILVNEIFKIIQEINKEDGVTVLLVEQNANKALSIANRAYVLETGNITISGDAKEVANNPKVREAYLG
- a CDS encoding branched-chain amino acid ABC transporter permease, which produces MELLTQMINGLSTGGMYALVAIGYTMVYGIAKMINFAHGEIIMVGAYLTYVVFSVLGMPVVAIIASIAGCALLGVVTEKVAYKPLRNSSSLSVLITAIGVSYLLQNLFLILFGSAAITFPDFLPSGQLELLGLSISYVSLLSLILTFACTILLLLFINKTKLGKAMRAVSEDKGAAELMGINVNNTISMTFAIGSGLGAVAGIIYGLSYSLINPYLGAMLGIKAFIAAVLGGIGSIQGAMIGGLIIGVAEAFTVSYISSTFSDAVVFGILIFILLVKPAGLFGQNVREKV
- a CDS encoding NAD(P)H-hydrate dehydratase; the protein is MYIGSQSLMKKYDQCLLDNGYTILELVDKASQCLLKHMNGEYFSLLCGPGNNGADGLSLAIKLNNLGKKVDVYIFEDQNHLSQANRYYLDLCYEYGIHVVLLNDDILDEVMDEISHSDIIVDAMFGFGLNSSPRGLYQSVIEEINQLYDQNIIAIDIPTGLDCNTGTPYQSVVCATQTITLSAMKNGFLNPDSISFTGEVILEILDVNDVFEEAGLYLLADDKVVAPMLKSRRFDGHKGDYGRVILIAGCQDYKGASLLSAKSAVYTGSGVTTVMTTQEVMDSLTVYCPEVTTQLRAPVLRKEDFEKYNAILIGCGLGLSIDSYRYVIDVFSLSHQPLVIDADALTILSSNLDLLKNQERDIILTPHMGEFKRLCDVDNNDDMLFVAKEFARKHQVVLVLKGPYTIVTDGQEAYRVFAGNKAMATGGMGDVLAGMITSLLGQGYAALNAAVLGVYIHGYAGDRIAEKHYTVIPSVLIERIPQSMNEIKKSNLEKITCVE